In Aequorivita sp. H23M31, a single window of DNA contains:
- a CDS encoding carbonic anhydrase, translating to MDIEQIFKNNQAWVNEKLGVDPDYFTNLADGQNPDILYIGCSDSRVTAEEIMGVKPGDVFVMRNISNMVSNLDLSAMSVIDYAVSILEVKNIVICGHYGCGGVKAAMQSKDLGILNPWLRNIRDVYRLHRDELKDIADEEQKYRRLVELNVQEQCVNVIKTADVQIAVRQGKLAVHGWVMDMATGKLIDLKIDFEKVLEGIMEIYHLDKENLK from the coding sequence ATGGATATAGAACAAATCTTCAAAAACAATCAAGCTTGGGTAAATGAGAAACTTGGTGTCGATCCTGATTATTTTACAAATTTAGCCGACGGCCAAAATCCGGATATATTATATATCGGCTGTAGCGATAGTCGGGTAACCGCCGAAGAGATAATGGGCGTAAAACCCGGCGATGTTTTTGTAATGCGCAATATTTCAAATATGGTTTCCAATCTCGATCTAAGCGCAATGAGTGTCATAGACTATGCTGTAAGTATTTTGGAAGTAAAAAATATTGTCATCTGCGGACATTATGGTTGCGGTGGTGTTAAGGCGGCCATGCAATCCAAGGATCTGGGAATTTTGAACCCTTGGTTGAGAAATATAAGAGATGTTTACCGCCTGCATCGCGACGAACTTAAGGATATTGCAGACGAGGAGCAAAAATACAGAAGACTGGTAGAACTCAATGTACAGGAACAGTGTGTAAACGTAATTAAAACAGCCGATGTACAAATTGCAGTCCGTCAAGGAAAACTTGCTGTTCACGGCTGGGTAATGGATATGGCTACTGGAAAATTGATTGACTTGAAAATCGATTTCGAAAAGGTGTTGGAAGGAATTATGGAGATTTACCACTTGGATAAAGAGAATTTAAAATAG
- a CDS encoding S41 family peptidase codes for MKNLFSLSILVFLLGTTSLLNAQETYIQIDPTLTPDGQTIIFSYDGDLWKVPSNGGEAYRLTAMDGEETLPRVSPDGKWLAFSSTQYGNKDVYVMPINGGEIKQLTFHSAADDVDSWSWDSKEIYFTSSRYNRFSGYKVSITGNTPLRLFENYFNNVHNVVVHPKTGEIFFNESWESKMFTHRKRYKGAYNPDIKSYNPKTKEFKKHTNYIGKDMWATIDKNGSIYFVSDEENGEYNLYTLKGNTKTALTNFDTSIGWPQVSANGNKVVFSKDYQIFLFDVATNKTEKVKIQINVSNTLNKSQDFDVKGEITNFSISPDNKKMAFISRGELFVSDTKGKFIKKINTNPKERVKEVKWLKDNKTLLFNQTVSGYTNLFTISADGSGNEKRISNEEKNDVSIVLDHKMENAAYISGRDELRLIDLKTFKSTTILKDEFWALDPPSPQFSPDDNYILYSAFRNFELDLFTYHIPTKKITNLTNTGVSESNPAWSPDGKYIYFESNLTQPRFPTGTADTHIYRVALDKFDTPFKSEKFNELFKEDDKREKDKLEKKKEKKEKKEKEKEKEKDSIKEPITISLNTKDLMDRIELISPQFGSQNDVFLIDKDDTTYVYFFSNHDKGKQNLWRTIIKPFEKNKTEKVDDMVIENGQLYQVGKDYFALLNGSIYTMNLSDNKLSKIETKATFRKDLANEFTQMFYEAWAGFESNYYDEGFHGENWQQLRDKYAQYLPFITKRSQLSLLFNDMLGELNTSHFGFYSSGKENETFYNSSTLETGIIFSEHNPYKVERIVNDGPADIKGMDIKPGDVLTHVKGKPVDATINREKYFSEPSLDSEIQLTFKRNGKEIQVNLHPIPSNKFKDLLYDEWVATNQQYVDKKSDDKIAYVHMKNMSNDELQNFMKEMVSEAYKKDALILDLRNNTGGNVHDAVLQFLSQKPYTQWKYRDGKLSPQPNFTPGSKPMVLLINEQTLSDAEVTAAGFKELGLGKVIGTETYRWIIFTSAGRLIDGSVYRLPSWGCYTLSGDDLELTGVKPDIYVKEDFKDRLLGNQPQLDSAINEILKELKK; via the coding sequence ATGAAAAACCTCTTTTCTCTATCAATTTTAGTTTTCCTCCTAGGTACTACTTCACTTTTAAACGCCCAAGAAACCTATATTCAAATTGACCCAACCTTAACCCCAGATGGACAAACCATAATTTTTAGTTACGATGGCGATCTATGGAAAGTCCCGTCAAATGGTGGAGAAGCATATAGGCTTACGGCTATGGACGGCGAAGAAACCTTACCGCGAGTTTCACCAGATGGAAAATGGTTGGCTTTTAGTTCCACCCAATATGGAAATAAGGACGTTTATGTAATGCCCATAAATGGAGGGGAAATCAAGCAACTTACCTTTCATAGTGCTGCAGATGATGTTGATAGCTGGTCGTGGGATTCTAAAGAAATCTATTTTACCTCATCTCGTTATAACCGTTTTAGCGGCTATAAGGTGTCGATTACGGGAAATACGCCCCTCCGCCTGTTTGAAAATTATTTCAACAATGTACATAATGTTGTAGTTCACCCAAAAACCGGTGAAATTTTCTTTAATGAAAGTTGGGAAAGCAAAATGTTTACCCATCGTAAACGATATAAAGGCGCATACAATCCAGATATTAAATCATACAATCCAAAGACCAAGGAATTCAAAAAACATACAAATTATATAGGGAAGGATATGTGGGCGACCATTGATAAAAATGGCTCTATTTATTTCGTTTCTGATGAAGAAAACGGCGAATATAATCTGTACACCCTTAAAGGAAATACCAAAACGGCACTTACCAATTTTGATACTTCAATTGGTTGGCCACAGGTGAGTGCTAACGGAAACAAAGTAGTTTTCTCAAAGGATTATCAAATTTTTCTATTCGATGTAGCCACGAATAAAACCGAGAAAGTCAAAATCCAGATAAATGTTAGCAACACCCTCAACAAGTCACAGGATTTTGATGTAAAAGGGGAAATCACAAATTTCTCAATATCGCCGGATAATAAAAAGATGGCCTTTATTTCTCGAGGCGAATTGTTCGTATCTGACACCAAAGGTAAATTCATAAAAAAAATAAACACCAATCCCAAAGAGCGCGTCAAGGAAGTAAAATGGTTAAAGGATAATAAAACGCTATTATTCAATCAAACTGTTTCGGGATATACCAACCTATTTACCATTTCCGCTGACGGTAGCGGAAATGAAAAACGTATTTCCAATGAAGAAAAAAATGATGTAAGTATTGTTCTAGATCACAAAATGGAAAATGCTGCATACATAAGCGGCCGGGATGAGTTGCGATTGATAGATCTTAAAACATTCAAGAGTACCACAATTTTGAAAGATGAATTTTGGGCATTGGATCCACCATCGCCTCAATTTTCACCCGATGACAACTATATTCTTTATAGTGCTTTTCGCAATTTCGAACTCGATTTGTTTACCTATCATATTCCTACTAAAAAAATCACAAACCTAACAAATACTGGAGTTAGCGAAAGTAATCCCGCCTGGTCTCCGGACGGTAAATATATTTATTTTGAATCCAATTTAACCCAGCCCCGATTTCCAACGGGGACCGCGGATACGCACATTTACAGAGTAGCTTTGGACAAATTTGACACTCCATTTAAAAGCGAAAAATTCAACGAACTCTTTAAAGAAGACGATAAAAGGGAAAAGGATAAGTTAGAAAAGAAGAAAGAGAAGAAAGAGAAAAAAGAAAAGGAAAAGGAAAAGGAAAAAGATAGTATTAAAGAGCCCATTACAATAAGCCTCAATACGAAAGATTTGATGGATCGAATAGAGCTTATAAGCCCACAGTTCGGTTCACAAAATGATGTTTTTTTAATCGATAAGGACGATACCACCTATGTGTACTTTTTTTCCAATCACGATAAAGGAAAGCAAAATCTTTGGAGAACGATTATCAAACCTTTTGAAAAGAACAAAACTGAAAAGGTTGACGACATGGTAATTGAGAACGGTCAATTATATCAAGTAGGCAAGGATTATTTCGCCTTATTAAATGGCAGTATTTATACTATGAACTTAAGTGATAACAAACTTTCCAAAATTGAAACTAAAGCCACCTTCAGAAAAGATTTGGCCAATGAATTCACGCAGATGTTTTATGAAGCATGGGCCGGCTTCGAGTCTAATTATTACGATGAAGGTTTTCACGGGGAAAACTGGCAGCAGCTCAGGGATAAGTATGCCCAATATTTACCATTCATCACCAAACGATCACAATTAAGCTTGCTTTTTAATGATATGTTGGGTGAGTTAAACACTTCCCATTTTGGTTTTTATTCCTCTGGGAAGGAAAATGAAACCTTCTACAATAGTTCAACATTAGAAACAGGAATAATATTTTCAGAACACAATCCTTACAAAGTAGAGCGTATTGTCAATGATGGACCGGCAGATATTAAGGGAATGGACATTAAACCAGGAGACGTTCTAACGCACGTGAAGGGAAAACCCGTTGATGCAACTATTAATAGAGAAAAATATTTTTCGGAGCCATCCCTGGATAGCGAAATACAATTGACTTTTAAAAGAAATGGTAAAGAAATCCAAGTGAACCTCCATCCCATCCCTTCCAATAAATTCAAGGATTTGCTTTATGACGAATGGGTTGCAACCAATCAGCAATATGTTGACAAGAAAAGTGATGATAAAATCGCCTATGTCCATATGAAAAATATGAGCAATGATGAGCTTCAAAATTTTATGAAAGAAATGGTTTCGGAAGCTTATAAAAAAGATGCGCTGATATTGGATTTACGAAATAATACAGGTGGAAATGTACACGATGCAGTTTTGCAGTTTCTCTCACAAAAGCCTTATACCCAATGGAAATATAGAGATGGAAAATTATCTCCCCAACCCAATTTTACACCTGGATCCAAACCGATGGTCCTCCTTATCAATGAACAAACGCTAAGTGATGCCGAAGTTACAGCTGCTGGCTTCAAAGAACTAGGTTTGGGAAAAGTAATTGGAACCGAAACCTACCGCTGGATTATTTTCACAAGTGCTGGCCGTCTGATAGATGGCTCAGTCTATCGATTGCCATCGTGGGGCTGTTATACTTTAAGCGGAGACGATTTAGAGCTGACAGGGGTTAAGCCGGATATTTATGTAAAAGAAGACTTTAAAGATAGACTCTTGGGCAACCAACCGCAATTGGACAGCGCAATAAATGAAATTTTAAAGGAATTGAAGAAATAG
- a CDS encoding RNA polymerase sigma factor — protein sequence MKAVRSDRFAITQLSDSQVIMRVLEGEKELFEILLRRYNQRLFRVIRSYIASEDDVRDIMQEAYVKSYLKLGQFNNQASFSTWLIRIGINEALQFIRKRKRQSENYGKTESIENVFHLPDTKQMNPENQVIKSETRVILERAVDQLPEKYRVIFVLHQIEGLSNAEIVESLKLTDSNVKVRLHRAKKLLKEELFKTTKDASIFEFGNHKCDLMVENVMDRIHGL from the coding sequence ATGAAAGCAGTTCGATCAGATAGGTTTGCCATTACCCAATTATCCGATTCGCAGGTGATAATGCGCGTTTTGGAGGGAGAAAAGGAATTATTCGAGATTTTGCTCCGTCGTTACAATCAGCGCCTTTTTAGAGTTATTCGAAGCTATATTGCTTCAGAGGATGACGTAAGGGATATTATGCAGGAAGCTTATGTAAAATCCTATCTCAAATTGGGGCAATTCAATAATCAAGCTTCATTCTCTACTTGGCTTATTCGAATTGGTATTAATGAGGCCCTGCAATTTATAAGAAAACGAAAACGCCAATCTGAGAATTACGGTAAAACTGAAAGTATAGAAAATGTGTTCCACCTACCAGATACCAAACAAATGAATCCAGAAAATCAAGTTATAAAATCTGAAACCCGGGTTATTCTTGAACGGGCGGTCGATCAATTACCTGAAAAATACAGAGTGATTTTTGTACTCCATCAAATTGAAGGATTATCCAATGCGGAAATTGTTGAAAGTCTGAAATTGACCGATAGCAATGTGAAAGTACGCCTGCACCGCGCAAAAAAACTTCTAAAGGAAGAGCTATTTAAAACCACAAAGGATGCTTCCATCTTTGAATTTGGAAATCATAAATGCGACTTAATGGTGGAAAACGTGATGGATAGGATTCACGGTTTGTAA
- a CDS encoding YCF48-related protein — protein MKISTLSFKEVLSTLLLLIISTSFIHGQTFEYKDSGTDFILYDLSIPEGQNTIAYAAGSKFTYDTEGIIIKTQDAGETWEKIYPLTGTSTSFEKIEFVTTEKGFVAGYDLFMKTEDGGETWTTLNVGTNVYLYNNLSFYNENIGFVSAQLDDEPYFAVYLTTDGGDTWTPASDVENIGAISIAYANETTLFGVGADERIAKSTDGGNTWTAIYSGIIQNYFLSVYFKDLQNGVVAGEDGLLKTTHDSGATWSDFATGYHHFYALAYKGDQLMAGGTDTDIYFSEDNGETWNQIFVGNGQNQLYEIGFFEDGSGLIVGSGGIVIKFDDVFLGTNNNEILQNELVSFYDSNLNTFTIESTNDNIENVKIYSITGQHVGNFDNDSSIFSTEVSEYSDGVYLVKVSSKNQTGSLKFVKR, from the coding sequence ATGAAAATTTCTACCCTTTCTTTCAAAGAAGTCTTATCGACGTTATTGCTTTTAATTATAAGCACATCCTTTATTCATGGACAGACTTTTGAATATAAGGATTCCGGCACGGACTTCATCCTATACGATCTTTCAATTCCAGAAGGTCAAAATACGATTGCCTATGCCGCTGGGTCCAAATTTACTTATGATACTGAAGGGATTATTATAAAAACCCAAGATGCGGGAGAAACGTGGGAGAAGATTTATCCTCTTACGGGAACTTCTACAAGTTTTGAGAAAATTGAATTTGTTACAACAGAAAAAGGATTTGTTGCAGGATATGACCTTTTTATGAAAACTGAAGATGGTGGAGAAACGTGGACCACGCTCAATGTGGGAACGAATGTTTATCTCTATAACAATCTTTCCTTTTATAATGAAAATATCGGATTCGTTTCGGCACAACTTGATGACGAACCTTATTTTGCGGTCTATCTTACAACCGATGGTGGCGATACTTGGACTCCTGCCTCTGATGTTGAAAATATTGGCGCAATCAGTATTGCCTATGCAAATGAAACCACATTATTTGGGGTAGGTGCCGATGAGCGAATTGCTAAATCGACGGACGGCGGTAATACCTGGACGGCAATTTATTCGGGAATTATCCAAAACTATTTTCTTTCAGTTTACTTTAAAGATTTGCAAAATGGCGTTGTAGCAGGCGAAGATGGATTGCTGAAAACCACCCACGATAGCGGAGCGACTTGGAGCGATTTTGCCACTGGATACCATCATTTTTATGCATTGGCTTATAAAGGGGACCAACTGATGGCCGGCGGTACAGATACTGATATTTATTTTTCTGAAGACAATGGAGAAACTTGGAACCAGATCTTTGTAGGTAACGGTCAAAACCAGTTATATGAAATTGGATTTTTTGAAGATGGTTCTGGTCTCATCGTTGGCTCGGGAGGAATAGTGATCAAGTTTGACGATGTTTTTCTGGGAACAAATAATAACGAAATTTTACAAAATGAGCTGGTGAGTTTTTATGATTCAAATTTGAATACATTCACCATTGAATCTACAAATGATAATATTGAAAACGTAAAGATCTATTCAATAACTGGCCAACATGTTGGAAACTTCGATAATGATTCTTCAATATTTAGTACGGAGGTCTCGGAATATTCGGATGGAGTTTATTTGGTGAAAGTCAGCAGTAAGAATCAAACTGGCAGTTTGAAGTTTGTAAAACGGTAG
- a CDS encoding DEAD/DEAH box helicase — MSFKSLGLSDALLKAISKKGYDTPSAIQQKAIPLILERKDVLASAQTGSGKTAGFALPILQILNNEPSLRKRPIRTLILTPTRELAAQVEDEFREYSEFTDMRSTVIFGGVGANPQIKALRNGVDILVATPGRLLDLVGQNALTLSKVEILVLDEADRMLDMGFVRDIKKILALLPSKRQNLLFSATFSKEIKKLANEFLHNPVLVEATPENTTVEKIDQTVYRVDKNQKTDLIIKLISEGNWPQVLVFTRTKHGANRLSEKLEKAKITSAAIHGNKSQGARTKALSGFKEGKVRVLVATDIAARGLDIPLLPHVINFELPNIAEDYVHRIGRTGRAGAAGEAISLVSLDEVGYLKDIEKLIGERLQPRTLPNFQPTETIADVKAQEVEAKKQKALHHSRRREGGNRAGASSKGRGDNRRR, encoded by the coding sequence ATGTCATTTAAATCTCTTGGGCTGTCCGATGCCCTGCTAAAAGCTATTAGCAAAAAAGGATATGATACGCCATCGGCGATTCAACAAAAAGCAATTCCATTAATTTTAGAACGAAAAGATGTGCTGGCTTCAGCACAAACGGGAAGTGGAAAAACGGCAGGTTTCGCTCTGCCCATATTACAAATTTTAAACAATGAGCCGTCTCTAAGAAAAAGACCCATCCGCACCTTAATACTTACACCTACACGCGAGCTTGCCGCCCAAGTTGAGGATGAGTTTCGTGAATATAGTGAGTTTACCGATATGCGCTCCACCGTAATTTTTGGCGGAGTAGGAGCGAATCCTCAAATAAAAGCCTTACGAAACGGCGTGGATATTTTGGTGGCAACTCCCGGAAGACTTTTGGATCTTGTGGGGCAAAATGCCTTGACCCTTTCCAAAGTGGAAATTTTGGTTCTGGACGAAGCGGATAGAATGCTCGATATGGGTTTTGTCCGCGATATTAAAAAGATTTTGGCGCTGCTTCCTTCAAAAAGACAAAACCTATTATTCTCCGCCACGTTTTCCAAGGAAATAAAAAAATTGGCCAATGAATTTTTACACAATCCTGTATTGGTTGAAGCCACTCCCGAAAACACCACGGTGGAAAAAATAGATCAGACCGTTTACCGAGTTGATAAAAACCAAAAGACCGATCTTATCATTAAACTTATTTCGGAGGGGAATTGGCCACAAGTACTGGTTTTTACCCGGACAAAGCACGGGGCGAATCGATTGAGTGAAAAATTGGAAAAGGCAAAAATCACTTCCGCCGCAATCCACGGAAATAAAAGTCAGGGTGCAAGGACCAAAGCGCTTTCTGGATTTAAGGAAGGCAAGGTCCGGGTTTTGGTAGCAACCGACATCGCCGCCCGGGGACTGGATATTCCACTATTGCCACACGTAATCAATTTTGAATTGCCGAATATCGCCGAAGATTACGTTCATAGAATTGGACGTACCGGAAGAGCGGGAGCCGCTGGCGAAGCAATTTCTTTGGTGAGTTTGGATGAGGTCGGCTATTTAAAGGATATTGAAAAGCTGATTGGCGAAAGGTTGCAACCAAGAACACTTCCCAACTTTCAACCTACTGAAACTATAGCAGATGTAAAAGCCCAAGAAGTAGAAGCTAAAAAACAAAAGGCACTTCACCATAGTAGAAGGCGTGAAGGTGGAAATAGGGCAGGAGCTAGTTCTAAAGGGAGAGGCGATAATAGACGCAGATAG
- a CDS encoding tail fiber domain-containing protein produces the protein MIYPDEKSFGFIAQELKEIFPDW, from the coding sequence ATAATTTATCCAGATGAAAAATCTTTTGGTTTTATAGCACAGGAACTAAAGGAAATATTTCCTGATTGGTGA
- a CDS encoding thioredoxin family protein: MQNNFYKQPSQNLETVTHLVASEMGVALYFSAPNCGICVALKPKITQLISQKFPEIKFKEIASDQSPEIAAHFGVFSAPTLLVFFEGKEFSRNVRNLSLLELEEKLQRPYGMLVK; the protein is encoded by the coding sequence ATGCAAAATAATTTTTATAAACAGCCGTCGCAAAATCTTGAGACAGTTACCCATTTGGTAGCTTCGGAAATGGGAGTTGCCTTATATTTCTCCGCTCCAAATTGCGGAATTTGCGTAGCCCTAAAACCGAAGATTACGCAGTTAATTTCCCAAAAATTTCCTGAGATAAAATTTAAGGAAATAGCTTCAGACCAATCTCCCGAAATTGCAGCGCATTTTGGGGTATTTTCTGCCCCCACACTGTTGGTCTTTTTTGAAGGAAAGGAGTTCAGCAGGAATGTACGCAACCTGAGTCTTTTGGAATTGGAGGAAAAACTGCAACGTCCTTATGGGATGCTGGTAAAATGA
- a CDS encoding GtrA family protein, protein MKKAITQFIDSFYFLFRSFLPLKTYRYAVCGGGNLLFDIFLYFIFYNFIFAKQNLNLYFIVLSPHIASLFVVFPITFTTGFLLNRYITFEYSNLPWKTQLFRYFLVGMGSLLLSYVGLKFLVDYLGFFPTPSKILTIFVTVTYSYLLQNYFSFRVRRTEKI, encoded by the coding sequence ATGAAAAAAGCTATAACCCAATTTATTGACTCTTTTTATTTCCTGTTTAGGTCTTTCCTGCCTTTGAAAACCTATCGGTATGCGGTTTGCGGCGGAGGGAATCTGTTGTTTGATATTTTTCTTTATTTCATTTTTTACAATTTCATCTTTGCCAAACAAAATCTCAACTTGTATTTTATTGTTTTAAGTCCGCATATTGCATCTCTCTTTGTTGTTTTTCCTATAACATTTACAACAGGATTTTTATTAAACCGCTATATCACTTTTGAATATTCCAATCTTCCTTGGAAAACGCAACTTTTTCGCTACTTTCTTGTAGGAATGGGCTCGTTGCTTCTTAGTTATGTTGGACTTAAATTCTTAGTGGATTATCTAGGTTTCTTCCCAACTCCTTCCAAAATTTTGACCATCTTTGTTACGGTAACCTATAGTTATCTACTTCAGAATTACTTTAGTTTCAGAGTGAGACGAACAGAAAAGATCTGA
- a CDS encoding aldehyde dehydrogenase produces MKIETSEASIIRLITEQKAFFATHQTKDIEFRLAQLRKLKDAILQNQKNIEDALYKDLHKSPEEVFLTEISLVLSEIDNHIKYLKKWAKPKKVPTPIHLQPSSSKIIYEPLGVALIIAPWNYPFQLLFNPLVGSISAGCCAVLKPSPDASNIAKVMEEIISETFDSNYISVIQGGRETNTILFAQKFDIIFFTGSPKVGRVVMKAASENLIPVILELGGKSPCIVDRDADLAIAAKRIIWGKLINAGQTCIAPDYLFVHSSIKDELLNKIKSNILLMYGENIKESRFYPRIINESAFKRLSGLLDEGKIFYGGEGDLEDLFFPPTIIDEVKPHFKIMQEEIFGPILPVMTYENLDEPLEYINKNEKPLAFYYFGGNKKARKVLTKTSSGGACINDVLLHIGNHNMPFGGVGNSGMGSYHGRESFLAFSHKRAVLTSPTWFDLSLKYVPFKHFKWIKKFL; encoded by the coding sequence GTGAAAATCGAAACTTCAGAAGCATCCATTATTCGTTTAATAACTGAGCAAAAAGCTTTTTTTGCCACTCACCAAACTAAGGACATCGAATTTCGATTGGCGCAGTTGCGAAAGTTGAAAGATGCTATTCTTCAGAATCAAAAAAATATTGAAGATGCGCTTTATAAAGATTTGCACAAATCTCCTGAAGAAGTTTTTCTTACTGAAATAAGTTTGGTATTAAGCGAAATTGATAACCATATAAAATATTTGAAAAAATGGGCTAAACCGAAAAAAGTCCCAACTCCGATACACCTGCAGCCATCATCGAGCAAAATAATTTATGAACCTCTGGGCGTGGCACTGATAATTGCTCCTTGGAATTATCCCTTTCAATTGCTTTTTAATCCCCTTGTTGGATCAATTTCCGCAGGATGTTGTGCTGTATTAAAACCTTCTCCGGATGCTTCGAATATTGCCAAGGTGATGGAAGAGATTATTTCGGAAACATTTGATTCGAATTATATCAGTGTAATTCAAGGTGGACGGGAAACAAATACAATTTTATTTGCACAAAAATTCGATATTATCTTCTTTACCGGCAGTCCGAAAGTTGGAAGAGTGGTCATGAAAGCTGCTTCCGAAAATCTAATTCCGGTGATTTTGGAATTGGGCGGAAAAAGTCCGTGCATCGTGGATAGAGATGCGGATCTCGCTATCGCCGCAAAACGCATTATTTGGGGAAAACTTATTAATGCCGGCCAAACCTGCATAGCGCCCGATTATCTATTTGTGCACAGTTCAATTAAAGACGAATTGCTGAATAAAATTAAAAGTAATATTCTATTGATGTATGGAGAGAATATTAAAGAGAGCCGCTTTTATCCACGCATTATAAACGAAAGTGCGTTTAAAAGACTTTCGGGCTTGCTGGATGAAGGTAAAATTTTTTATGGAGGCGAGGGGGATTTGGAAGATCTGTTTTTTCCACCAACCATTATCGACGAGGTGAAACCCCATTTCAAAATAATGCAGGAAGAAATATTTGGTCCGATTCTGCCGGTTATGACTTATGAGAATCTCGATGAACCGCTTGAGTACATCAACAAAAATGAAAAACCTCTGGCCTTTTATTATTTTGGAGGCAATAAAAAAGCAAGAAAGGTTTTGACCAAGACCAGTTCTGGTGGTGCCTGTATAAATGATGTGCTACTCCACATTGGAAACCACAACATGCCTTTTGGAGGCGTTGGGAATAGTGGAATGGGAAGTTATCACGGCCGGGAAAGTTTTCTGGCATTCAGTCATAAAAGAGCAGTTTTAACCTCGCCTACTTGGTTTGATCTCTCATTGAAATATGTTCCTTTCAAACATTTTAAATGGATAAAGAAGTTTTTGTGA